The region ttaaaatttttagctTCTTTGGGtaatattcataattttatacGGTAATTTTGCAGGACACAGCAATTTTATGCTTAATTGGAAAACAAGATTTGAAATCTGTCTTGGAATTGCTAAGGGTCTTATGTATCTAAATTCCAAATCTGTTGTGCATGACAATATCAAATCCTCTGATATTCTGCTCACTGAAACTCTCGTGCCTAAAATATCAAATCAATTCATGCTCAGGCAAGCGTATTCATTTTGTTTGTCGTTCTATTTTCGTTTCCGAAATTAGTTTTTTAACTCCAAAACATTATATTTCATAaacaatttcataaaaataatgttTATTTATCAAATACGTATTTTTGTTTCCGTGCAATATTACAGTGGATGTAAGGATTCAGAACATGTCCAGAAGAACGATACGGTGGAAAAAAAGGATGTATACAGTTATGGAATACTCTTACTAGAGATAGTTTCAGGGAAGGAAGTCACACAATATCAAGAAAATGATAATTCTGTTTTTCTTTTAGACAAGGTTAGAAAAGTTGAAAACTCTATTAGCATCAAAATTACCAATTTGTGACGGAATTGTGAACGCTTTGTGacagatttttaaaaatttataacggAATTTTGACAGAAATGTCACAAAATTCTATGAGGACAGTTTTGATCACAATTTCCGTATAAAATTTCCGTCATAAATTTGGCAGTCACTAATTGACGGTATATTTTTACAGTTACTTAATTGTCGAAACATTACAGGCTTTGGATTTACATGCCAAGGAAAAATTAGCGGACTTGGTCGATGGAAGACTGCCGAATTATGACGAGCAGCAAGCTTCCAGTATTTTGAATTTGGCAATTATTTGCACCAATTTGTTGCCTAGTCTTAGGCCTGCAATGCATGAGATTGTTATGGTACTAGAAGCTGAAAAAACCATTGATCAGATTTAATTTCTGAAGTTTACAATACAATCTCTCTGCTTCACTTTTGAGAAGCTGTTGTGTGatcaatatatttttcattGAAAATACTTACCTAAATCCAATGTAGtacatttataaattgaaaataaagtacatataaaatatttatatacatagacaagttttttttttattgatgtgtTATAATTTCATTGGTACAAAtaacatataatttatatacTTATTTGAGCAAATTATTATGACATTACTCACAAATATTAAATATCACACTTGCATtcttcttattttaaaattgaacgaTGTCATcgttcacttttatttttgttattattttaatttttccattTAGTTTTGTTGTTAGTTATTGAAGTTAAAAGACTTAATTAATTCACTTTCTAATATGATTATTAaacaaaattgtatttttatgaaaattaatgttttaataaagttaatttaatttttttatttataactatttaaatttttttaatttttttatacttttatctTGTAACATTTCTACTTAATACATCTACCTTTtggcaaaaaatattaaaatattaataaaagatgatagtttgatttaaaataaaaaaacaaaattgaaaagccataattgaaaggaaaaaaaagaaaagaaaaacaaatgggACAAAATGACAAGAAAATGACCAGTGCAGATACCATTGAATTCAAGGAAATGTGAATTTCAAAGTATTCAACAAGGCAACTTAACTTTCGAAGTGCTTGACTTGATAAAATATTCAGTTTTCTTATTAATTTGAGGTTTGAACTTTGAAAGAGTCTAGTCTTTGATCTTACTCTCTGAATTAAATGTTGTTAAAATTTACGAATTTCATTAGaatcataaattaaattcaatataaaagtCGTTGATTtcttgaatataaaattaactgatttttagaaataattttaaaataataaaaaaatttaaaaatttactatttataaaatgatggattttatatttttcatttaagaagtatgattttaaataatcagtTCTAGAGgagagtaattttttaaattcatgaatttaaattttttttatttcatattttcatttaaatttaccCCATAAACTTTAAGAAATTCATAAATGGCGGAGAGGTCCAACCATTAGACTTTGACCATAATAAGTATATTACAATTTTGGTTtagctaaaaaaatttaaggcTTTTATAcctaaaatagtaattaaaccCAATTAAAAAGGGAATTAAATTgagctaaaataataaaattaatttttttgttagattTATAAGAAAAGTTTCTTTTTGTCAAAGATGTTAATCGACTCATTAGAGTGTCAATTGTTggttgttagttaccgaggcgtgTTTCGAACCCATAACCTCTTGATGCACTTAGAGGTGTCTTAGCCATCCAAACTAGACCCACATTGGCATTTATAAGAAAAATAGTtcggaaaaaaatcaaacattatACTCCCTTTATTTtaatagaattgtccactttcTATTTctaacaaattataattttaaaaatataatactatTCTTATCTGAAGTTTAttatctattattattattttaagaaaGTGAATTAATCttagtatttaataaaaatatgacaaAATAAAGATAGATttatgtaataacccgtaaatttTTTAAGGAGTTAGATTGCGCCACGAAgcctaaattaataaattatgtcAAGTAGGCCGGAAATGAGATTCAAGTCAAGAAGTATGATGAGAATAAATGAATTGAATTGGtcgagaaataataatttaattgaaaaattattatttcgctAGAAGCGGTTATTAGCgggactaattaataattaaggataatttaaaataaaaaaaaaataagaatttagtTCCAAGCTAATAAATTATATGACATCGTCCATAAAATAGTATTAAAAAGTGATCGTGAAAATTTCATTGAACTCCGAAGTCGTACTAAAATTGGACGCGATGTTAGCTACGGaattggactaaattgtaaagaAAAGTGTTGAGTTAAATTGGTACTTTAACCCACTAATTATTCAATCATAAAACCCACTAGAATCATCTCCTTCATTCCATGAGTTAGGCAAAGAAGACACCAAACTCCATTTTTCTTATGCTATGGCCGAACCCCATCAATCTCCCTCACACACTCACAATTCTTCACCCAAACACCAAAGTTTTAGAGGCAAATCATTCTAATTTCAAAGGAGATCAAGGTATGGTAGTTTAATTGCTGAATTAATGgttatattttatgatttaagctTAGGAAATTTCAAGGTTTTTGGTTAAGATTATGATTTTTGATGTGGTGTGTTGTGGGTGAGATTGAGAGTTGTTTTAAATGAGTTTTTGAGTAAACTAATGGATGAATTGAGGGCTGACCTTAACGGCATGACGAAAAGGGTCTACGGTGGCCGGAATTCGCTCCGGTGAGCAGCAATTGCTGCTCACCAAGAGCAGCAAATTCTGCTCTCAAGAGCAGAATTCTGCTTCGGCAGAATTCTGCCGAGAGAGCAGAGTTCGGCTCTGCTCTTATGAGCAGAGCTGAACAGCCCTTTGAGGGCTGCCATCGCAGCCCTCGGTCGTCGAGAAAGATGTGAACTCGACGTTAACCCGGCCCCCGTTTGAATGGTTTAAAACTTGAAGTAAAAACATAAGTTTGACGATCGTTTAATGAGTTGTTAGCGAtggtttttctattaaaaataattggttTCGAAAGTTAAAGtgagtaaatttaaataaagtgGATTGGCGGGGTTGTAACGCATTGATTATTGAAGTTAAAAGTAATATTAAACTTCGTTAGAACGGGTTAAAAGTTGATTGAATACGTTTTGAATTAGTCAAAACTGTTTTGAATTAAAGGTTAAAATGTGAATTAGGAGTCAACTTTGAGAGCGGATTGCGGGCTAACGAAGTGTCGGAACGAGTCGGTTTTAGTGTCATTTTGTTCGTTACGGAACAGAGAATGGAAGTATGAGAGAGCTGTTGCCACAACAGTGGCCAGACAACAGAAAATGTGGCTGTAAACAGCAGCCAACGGGGCTGTTCTGCTGTCGATAAAACAGCCCGGGGAAGCAACTTCGGGGCTAGTTTCCGACATCTtcgggtttgattttgattctgaggtctaaacgaaagttgtagagGACGTTGTGGACtataataatatcaaatttGTTTAAGGTTTTGACTACCTTACATGCTCTGTTTTTAAGTCTGAAACAGCAGCATTAAGGCTGATTATACAGCAATAAAATTTCAGATTTGAGGTACCAACTTCAGGACACATTTCAGACACCTTAGGACGATAATTTCAGATTAGAATCTAAACGAATGTTGTAGACGAGGTTACAAACTATAAGAATGTCAAATTTTTTTGAGAGTCAGGCTGTTTTAAATAAACGTTTTAATGGTTCAAAGTCGGCTAGTTAGCTAGTTTTGGAaaaactagttttaattaacGAAATGTAAAGTCGTTAATTAATTGAGTCATAaattgacgttttgagctaAGATTAATGATAAATTATGGAAAAGAgacttattaaattaattatcgatttagctcgataattaatttcatttagcTAAATTGAATAGTTAATTAATAACATTTGGACTAACGTTATTTATTAAAAGGAGTTATATTTTATAAGGTTATCAATTTATTCCAaggcaaaataaattgatttattcgcTAAGTAGTCTATAGCTAGAACACCTTTGGATTAGGATCCATTTTAATTACGATTTATTATCGTATTTTCATAGACTCGACGAGGCGACTATTAAGGGGGCGCAGAACGTAAAGAACGCAACATGGCTTTGCTATGGCCGAAGTCTTTGGATAGCAATTTGTGAgttttgcaatttactttcgtatATTATTACTATAAGTTGTTAATTGTGTGGTAATCTattaattgcattgcatataCATTATTACTTCATACTTGGGCAATTCATGTGAATGCTTTGTTCATAATATCGCTTGGATGCATTATTTGAcatattgttgttatttgtaaattgtgatgtttgctttaatgatccgaggaaacgagctacctattgggcgtcaataggctgtgtgatcaccagtgtccgggtcagtcatagaattagtgtcgatagatgtttgtatttgaaaatgtttgatatgagctcaatATACGCTAtcatgtttgggtatcggaaaggaggattataatttttgttagatacgtgagtaactcggttgaactatctcgggacccgtatctagtgagtaactcggttgaactatctcgggactcacaccttgggattaagcagtgacatgatgtaactcggttgaactatctcgggactatgtcacgtggtaacgagtaactcggttgaactatctcgggaccgtaccacttggattaaaatgatttgatatattattaatgGATACAATATGAGTAGGATACGAATAGGAAATAGTATTcatttaagattagggtttca is a window of Mercurialis annua linkage group LG2, ddMerAnnu1.2, whole genome shotgun sequence DNA encoding:
- the LOC126667336 gene encoding probable LRR receptor-like serine/threonine-protein kinase At1g07650 isoform X1, translating into MNQLQRSIKIDPEDLQSANLHDETYIEIQDGWVTLRELISATQNFSPDKEIGRGCFGVTYKAELQDFQVVAVKKLKFRPELNLNMTRNEIESLKLLNHENVVQLLDFYSSPNLTFLVYEYISGGSLNEALHGHSNFMLNWKTRFEICLGIAKGLMYLNSKSVVHDNIKSSDILLTETLVPKISNQFMLSGCKDSEHVQKNDTVEKKDVYSYGILLLEIVSGKEVTQYQENDNSVFLLDKALDLHAKEKLADLVDGRLPNYDEQQASSILNLAIICTNLLPSLRPAMHEIVMVLEAEKTIDQI
- the LOC126667336 gene encoding probable LRR receptor-like serine/threonine-protein kinase At1g07650 isoform X2, translating into MNQLQRSIKIDPEDLQSANLHDETYIEIQDGWVTLRELISATQNFSPDKEIGRGCFGVTYKAELQDFQVVAVKKLKFRPELNLNMTRNEIESLKLLNHENVVQLLDFYSSPNLTFLVYEYISGGSLNEALHGHSNFMLNWKTRFEICLGIAKGLMYLNSKSVVHDNIKSSDILLTETLVPKISNQFMLSGCKDSEHVQKNDTVEKKDVYSYGILLLEIVSGKEVTQYQENDNSVFLLDKLLNCRNITGFGFTCQGKISGLGRWKTAEL
- the LOC126667336 gene encoding probable LRR receptor-like serine/threonine-protein kinase At1g07650 isoform X3, with translation MAELQDFQVVAVKKLKFRPELNLNMTRNEIESLKLLNHENVVQLLDFYSSPNLTFLVYEYISGGSLNEALHGHSNFMLNWKTRFEICLGIAKGLMYLNSKSVVHDNIKSSDILLTETLVPKISNQFMLSGCKDSEHVQKNDTVEKKDVYSYGILLLEIVSGKEVTQYQENDNSVFLLDKALDLHAKEKLADLVDGRLPNYDEQQASSILNLAIICTNLLPSLRPAMHEIVMVLEAEKTIDQI